In Janibacter sp. CX7, a single genomic region encodes these proteins:
- a CDS encoding TetR family transcriptional regulator, which translates to MTDSPLRARILDATAGLTIGGGWAAVSMGKIASAVGVSRQTVHTEVGTKAELAEALVIREVEGFLGEVIAGFDGAPDVPTAIEASITRVLQRAEDSALVRGVVSAAHGADTELLPLLTTRPEHLLELATATVQGLVAPFALPLPQARIDATIEVIVRVALSQVMHPTGTPEQVGEHLAWMVRVVLDAIPDGS; encoded by the coding sequence GTGACCGACTCCCCGCTGCGCGCACGGATCCTCGACGCCACCGCCGGTCTGACGATCGGCGGTGGCTGGGCCGCGGTGTCGATGGGCAAGATCGCCTCCGCGGTCGGCGTCAGCCGCCAGACCGTGCACACCGAGGTCGGGACCAAGGCCGAGCTCGCCGAGGCCCTCGTCATCCGTGAGGTCGAGGGCTTCCTCGGGGAGGTCATCGCCGGCTTCGACGGGGCGCCCGACGTGCCCACCGCCATCGAGGCGTCGATCACCCGCGTGCTGCAGCGGGCCGAGGACAGCGCCCTCGTGCGCGGCGTCGTGTCCGCCGCCCACGGCGCCGACACCGAGCTGCTCCCGCTCCTGACGACCCGACCCGAGCACCTGCTCGAGCTGGCGACCGCGACCGTCCAGGGGCTCGTCGCCCCCTTCGCCCTGCCGCTGCCGCAGGCCCGGATCGACGCGACGATCGAGGTCATCGTCCGGGTGGCGCTGTCGCAGGTGATGCACCCGACGGGCACGCCCGAGCAGGTCGGCGAGCACCTCGCCTGGATGGTGCGGGTCGTCCTCGACGCGATCCCGGACGGGTCCTGA
- a CDS encoding rubredoxin yields MPEAPDDVTAARCPGCGYRYVVAAGDEHEGFAAGTAWAEVPSDWTCPDCGVRDKLDFVVEAGAA; encoded by the coding sequence CTGCCCGAGGCGCCAGACGACGTCACGGCCGCGCGCTGCCCGGGCTGCGGCTACCGCTACGTCGTCGCCGCCGGTGACGAGCACGAGGGTTTCGCGGCGGGCACGGCCTGGGCCGAGGTGCCGAGCGACTGGACCTGCCCCGACTGCGGGGTGCGCGACAAGCTCGACTTCGTCGTCGAGGCCGGCGCGGCGTGA